From a region of the Pristis pectinata isolate sPriPec2 chromosome 2, sPriPec2.1.pri, whole genome shotgun sequence genome:
- the fgb gene encoding fibrinogen beta chain, with protein sequence MQLILVFLFCIAAAEDRSLDYDDLTGVVGAREGKKWSVDPRGHRPLGVNEQPTEIHRTPVSTTHEAVTRRSRFEVTSTPQKQKSSQRKFDHDKGGCSFLTEELGVLCPNGCELRTALLKDERSMMPVIENLKLQVSNLSQSSKKINIYVERVDNEMHWRESQYIGNNQILSSYNTELEERFALIKEKVTQTLPSSIRLMRSLVDSLKEKLQKLERAVLTQKEYCAHPCTVSCNIPVVSGRECNEIYENGGRTSQLYLIQPDSFKPPYKVYCDMTTDEGGWTLIQNRQDGSVDFGRSWDAYKNGFGNIAFDSGKGFCDTPGEYWLGNDRISQLTKLRTTELFFEMQDWNNDMVKAHYSKFVVQSEINKYRLSVNGYSGVAGNTLMEGAKMLFGINRTMTIHQDMMFSTYDRDNDGWEPENPSKQCAREDGGGWWYNRCHSANPNGRYYFGGVYTKEMAKHGTDDGIVWMDWKGSWYSLKTMSMKIRPEFTSSIPVQEQIPQEFLAV encoded by the exons atgcaattaattttGGTGTTTCTTTTCTGCATCGCAGCAGCTGAAGACCGATCTCTTGACTATGATGATTTAACTGGTGTGGTTGGAGCCAGAGAG GGTAAAAAATGGTCAGTAGATCCCCGTGGGCACAGACCTCTTGGTGTAAATGAACAACCGACTGAAATACATAGAACACCAGTCTCTACTACTCATGAAGCTGTCACCAGAAGATCAAGGTTCGAGGTTActtccacaccccagaaacaAAAATCTAGTCAGAGAAAATTTGACCACGACAAAGGAGGCTGCAGCTTTCTCACTGAAGAACTG GGGGTGCTGTGCCCAAATGGCTGTGAACTGAGGACTGCGCTTTTAAAGGACGAAAGGAGTATGATGCCAGTCATTGAAAACTTAAAACTTCAAGTTTCAAATCTTTCCCAGTCttcaaagaaaattaacatttatGTGGAAAGAGTAGATAATGAAATGCACTGGCGTGAATCACAGTACATAG GGAACAATCAAATATTAAGTTCATACAATACAGAATTGGAGGAACGTTTTGCATTGATAAAAGAAAAAGTAACACAAACACTTCCTTCTTCTATTCGTCTGATGCGTTCCCTGGTGGACAGTCTCAAAGAGAAGCTGCAAAAGCTTGAACGAGCAGTATTGACACAGAAAGAATATTGTGCACATCCATGTACAGTTTCCTGCAACATACCTGTGGTTTCAGGCAGAG aATGTAATGAGATTTACGAAAATGGTGGTAGAACATCTCAGCTTTACTTAATCCAACCAGATTCCTTCAAGCCACCTTACAAAGTTTACTGTGACATGACAACAGATGAAGGAG GATGGACACTGATTCAAAACAGACAAGATGGTAGTGTTGACTTTGGTAGATCTTGGGATGCTTATAAAAATGGATTTGGTAACATAGCCTTTGATTCAGGAAAAGGTTTTTGTGATACTCCAG GTGAATACTGGCTGGGAAATGACCGAATCAGTCAACTGACAAAACTGAGAACTACTGAGCTCTTTTTTGAAATGCAAGACTGGAATAATGATATGGTGAAAGCCCACTATTCCAAGTTTGTGGTACAGTCTGAAATCAACAAATATCGGCTATCAGTCAATGGCTATTCAGGAGTGGCTGGCAATACACTTATGGAAGGAGCTAAAATGCTGTTTGGAATCAACCGAACCATGACTATCCATCAGGACATGATGTTCAGTACTTATGACAGAGACAATGATGGATG GGAACCTGAAAATCCAAGCAAACAATGtgccagagaagatggtggtggttgGTGGTATAATAGGTGTCATTCTGCAAATCCAAATGGTAGATATTATTTTGGTGGAGTATATACAAAAGAAATGGCAAAACATGGCACTGATGATGGAATAGTGTGGATGGACTGGAAAGGATCATGGTATTCATTGAAGACGATGAGCATGAAAATCCGACCAGAGTTCACTTCCTCAATTCCAGTTCAGGAACAAATACCTCAAGAGTTCCTGGCAGTCTGa